The Skermanella rosea sequence CCGGATCGACCATGCGCGACCAGGAATAGACGAAGTCCCCCGCCGTCAGCGGCGTCCCGTCGGACCAGACCGCGTCGGGCCGCAGCTTGAAGGTATAGGTCAGCCCGTCGTCGCTGATCTCCCAGCTCTCCGCCACGCCCGGGCGCAGGGTACCGTCGGGGCCGGGATGAACCAGGCCCTCGAAGATGTCCATCTGGATGAAGGATTCCGGAACGCCGGTCGAAATGGCCGGGTCGAGGGATTCAGGCTCCGCGCCGTTGCCGCGTTTCAGGACGACCTCGGCATGCAATGAAGCGGATGTCGTCGCGGCGAGTGCCAAGGCCAGCCCGGCGCGGGCCAGGAATTTGCGTAGATTCCGCATGTCTTGAAGCTCCCTGTTTACGTAAACGTAAAGCACGCCCTTCCGCGACCGCAACGCATTTTCCCGCGAACCCTTCACTGGGGAAGGAATTCGCAACTTTATTGTGCATCAACCCGCCGGTACGGCGATTACCGCCGGTTTGAGGTTATCCCCGCTTGTCAAACGTTAATACAGCGATACGTCCAGTCCCGGATGCCAAGCCGAAGTCCGATATCCATGCCGCAGCCCGAGCCCCGCCGAAACTGTCCTGTTCCAGACCCGCTCGACACGTCGCCGCCGGTGCTTCGGCCGGGCGCCACCTGCTGGCGCCTGGAGCATGCCGACCGGGTCGCCTTCATCATCGACGCCGCCGACTATTACAGCGCGGTCAAGGCGGCGATGCTGAAGGCGAAGCAGTCGATCATCCTGCTCGGCTGGGACTTCGACACGCGTGTCGGGCTGGAAAGCGACCCGCCCGACCACAAGGTGCCCAACCGGTTCGGCGAATTCCTGGAACGGCTGGTGGAGACCCGGCCCAAGCTCCGGATCCATGTGCTGAAATGGGACTTCTCGATGATCTTCGCGCTCGAGCGCGAGATCTTCCCGACCGCCCTGCTGGACCTGATGACCCATACGCGGGTCTCGTTCCGGCTGGACGGCGAGCATCCCGCGGGCGCCTGTCACCACCAGAAGCTGGTGGTGATCGACGACGCGGTGGCCTTCTGCGGCGGCATCGACATCACGGCCAACCGCTGGGATACCAGCGAGCACCTGGACCACGACATCAGGCGCCGGCGGCCCAACGGCGAGCTGTACGACCCTTTCCACGACATGATGATGGCGGTGGACGGCAAAGCCGCGGCGGCGCTGGGCGAACTGGCCCGTTACCGCTGGCACCGCGGCACCGGCGAGCCGCCCATGCCGCCGGCCACCGTCCCGTCGGACCCCTGGCCGGACCGGCTCCGCGCCGACCTGCGCGACGTCGAGGTCGGCATCGCCCGCACCCTGCCCCGCCACGGCGACCAAGCCGAGGCGCGCGAGGTCGAGGCGCTCTACGTCGCCTCCATCGCGGCCGCCAGGCGGCTGATCTACATCGAGAGCCAGTATTTCACCGCGGAATGCGTCGGGCAGGCGCTGCTGTCCCGGCTGGGCGATCCCGACGGGCCGGAGATCGTCGTGGTCACGCCGCTGAACTGCCCCGGCTGGCTGGAGGAGGAACTGATGGGCCGGGCGCGGCGCCATCTGGTCAACCGGCTGCGCAAGGCCGACACCTACGGCAAGTTCGCCATCTTCGGCGCGGTCACCCCGGCCGGGGTGCCGGTCACGATCCATTCCAAGACCATGGTGGTGGACGACACGCTGATGCGGATCGGCTCGTCCAACCTGAACAACCGGTCCATGGGTTTCGATACCGAATGCGACCTGGCGATCGAGGCGGTTCCCGGCAAGGCGGGCTGCGAGGCCCGGCGCAAGGCGATCCGGCGCTACCGCGACCGGCTGCTGGCCGAGCACCTGGGAGCGCCCCGCGACGCCGTCGCGGCGAAGGTCGCCGAGACCGGCTCCCTGCTGGAGACGATCCGGCATTTCCACGACCCGAAGGGCCACCGGCTGGAACCCGTCAGGGTTGACGATGTTGCCGGTGTCGACAGCTTCATCGCCGAGATCCACCTGTTCGACCCGGAGAAGCCGGTAACCGCAGAGGAACTGACCCGCCAGATCATGCCCGACCTTGAAAAGCCGACACCGCGCCTGAAGTTCGGACTGGCCGTCGCGACGCTGGCCCTGCTGCTGGCGGGGCTCGCCGCCCTGTGGCGCTTCACCGGCCTGAGCGAGCTGGCGACCGTGGACGGCGTGCTGGACTGGGCCCAGGGCGTGGCCGACATGCCGTTCGGGCCGCTGATCGGAGTCGCCGCCTATGTGGTCGGCGGTTTCGTGATGTTCCCGGTCATGGTGCTGATCGCCGCGACGGCCATCGTGCTGGGGCCGGTCTGGGGGTTCGCCACCGCGATCTCCGGTTGCCTCGCCAGCGCCGCCGTCCTGTTCTGGGTCGGCCGTCTCGGCGGCCGGCGCTGGGTGCGGCGTTTCGGCGGCCGGTTCGTCAACAAGATCAGCCGCAGGCTGGCGGACCAGGGTATCCTGGCGGTCGCCGTGATCCGTGTCATACCGGTCGCTCCCTTCAGCGTGGTCAATGTGGTGGCGGGAGCGTCCCATCTGCGGTTCACTGACTATGTCATCGGGACGGCGCTGGGCATGGCGCCGGGAGTGCTGGCGTTCAGCCTGCTCGGCAGCCAGCTCGAACGGACCCTGCGGGAACCCACGCCGGCCAGCATCGGGATCGCCGCCGGCATCGCGCTGGTGGCGGCCAGCCTGGGGTGGATCGCCAACAAGCTGCTGGGCGGGCGGATGAAGCCGGGCCCGGCGCGCAAGGGCGAAACGGCAACGACAGCAACGACGGGGGCAAGCGAAGCGTGACTGATCTGCTCGAAAACACCGACACCGACATCGAGAGCGTCGACGAACGCGACGAGAGGCCGGGTGCTGCACCGCCAGGCCTGCGCTCGTTCCGAGTCGCGACCTACAACGTGCACAGCTGCGTCGGTGTGGATGCCAAGTTCGCGCCCGACCGGATCGCCGGGGTGGTCAAGGGGCTGGAGGCCGACGTGGTCGGGCTCCAGGAGGTCGGCTGGCACCATCGGGGCGAGATCGGGCTGGACCAGTTCGAGTTCCTGGGACGGGAGACCGGGCTGAAGGCCTATTCCGGCCCGACCAAGCACAACGAGCGCGCCCATTACGGCAACGCCCTGCTGAGCCGGCTTCCCGTCCTGGAGATCCGGCCGATGGACCTGTCCCTGCCCCACCGGGAGCCGCGGGGCGCCATCGACGCCGACATCCAGGTCGGCGACAAGGTGGTCCGGGTGATCGTCGCCCATCTCGGCCTGGACCCTTGGGAGCGCAACGCCCAGATCACCCGCGTGCTGAACACGGTGGAACGCGGAGCGGACCGGCCGACCGTGTTCATGGGCGACCTGAACGAGTGGCGGCCCCGATCGCCCCGGATCAAGCGGCTGATGCACTGCTTCGCCGATTGCGCCGCGCCGCGCAGCTTCCATGTCAGGATGCCGACGCTCCGGCTCGACCGGATCTTCGTGTCGGACGGGCTGGTGCTGTCCAATTACGACGTGGTCCGAACGCCGGTGACCCGGCGGGCGTCGGACCACCTGCCGGTGCGCGCCACCGTGGCCCTGAAGAACTGACATCTTGAACGACCGCCTCCGCCGGATCGGGCTGGCCGCCCTGCGCTTCGCCCTGTCGGGCCTGCTGCTCTGGCTGCTGCTGCGGCAGGCCGACCTGACGGCGCTCGCCGGGCGCCTGGCCGGCGTCGATCCTGTCTGGCTGGCGGCGGCCTTCGCCCTGACGGCGGTCCAGGTCGTCCTGATCTCCTGGCGCTGGGCCTTCATCATGGCCGGGCTGGATGCCGCCATCGGCACCGCGCGGGCGCTGCGGATCAACCTGGCCGCCTTCTTCCTGGGCCAGGCGCTGCCGACCTCGATCGCCGGGGATGTCTGGCGGGTCTGGCGGCTCCACGCGCTGGGGCACGGAGTCGGAACCGCCGTGCGCGGAGTCCTGGTCGACCGGACGACGGCGCTGCTCGGGCTGGTCGCGGTGGTCCTGGCCACCGGGCCGGCGCTGCTGGCCCGCATGCCCGACCCGGCGATGCGCTGGGGCCTGCTGGCCGGCCTCGGCACCGGAATGGCCCTGCTGGCCCTGGCGCTGGCGGCCGACCGGCTGCCGGGCCGCTGGCTGTCGGGAAGGCTGCACGGCGTCGCGGAGTTCGGCCGGACGGTCCGCGGGCTGCTCGCCCGCCCCCTGACCGCCGTGCCGATCGTCGGCGTCTCGGCGCTGGTCCATCTGCTGGCCGGGGCGACCATGTGGCTGATCGCCCGGGGTTTGGACGTGCCGGTGGGTCTGGTCGATTGCCTGGTGCTGATGCCGCCGATCGTCCTGGTGGCGGGCATGCCGCTGTCGATCGCGGGATGGGGCCTGCGCGAAGGCGCCGTCGTCGCCGTGTTCGGGCTGGCCGGCGTCCCGGTGGAGGGCGCCCTGCTGATGTCGATCCTGTTCGGAGCGATGCTGCTGCTGGTCAGCCTGCCCGGCGGCCTGTTCCTGGCGCTGGGCGAAACCCCGGCGGCCGGGGCGGCGCTCAGCCCTCGCCGCGCCGGATCCGATAGGTGAAGACGCCGCCTTGCGCGGAATGCTCGACCAGCTCGTGCGCCGTCGTATTGCAGAAGTGGCGGAAATCGATGACCGACGCCGGGTCGGTGACCAGCACGATCAGCTCCTCCCCCGCCGCCATGTGGTCGAGCTGACGGCGGGTGCGCAGGATCGGGAGCGGGCAATGGAGCCCCCGGACGTCCAGTTCCCGTGCCATTCACTCTCCTCCTGTTGTCGGGACCGGAGGCGAGTGTAGCTCAATTGGGCACGGCGAACACGGCCCGGCCGCTCATGCCCGCCAGCAGGTCCTGCTGCCGGCCGCCACCCTTCTCCGCGACCTTGCCGATCACCTTGCCGAACACCTTGATGGACTGGCTGACCGGATCGATCCGGGCGGACAGCCGGGTCACCTCCGCCGCGTAGGCGTGGCCGGTCTCCTCGATCAGGACCTTGAACCCGGTCCCCGGCACCAGCCAGGAGAGCCAGCGCGACGGAACGATCATCTCGACCTCCAGCTCCCGGTCGTCGAGGATCTCCATCAGTTCCTTCCCCTCCGTGACGAACTCGTATCGCCGCACCTTCAGCTCGGCGATCCGCCCGGGGAACGGGGCGAGGACGACGCACCGCTCGACCATGGTCCGCATCATGGCGGTCTCCGCCTCGGCCGCGCTGAACTGGGCCGCGGCCGCCTCCAGCTCCAGCGTGCTGACCGATCCCAGCTTGTCGAGCCGGGAATTGACCTCGTACAGCTTGCGGGCGGCCTGCTGCTGGGCGATCGCCTTGTTGAGCCGGGCGCGGTGGACCGCGCAGTCGAACCCGACCAGCTTCTGCCCTTCCTTGAACCGCTCGCCCTCGCGCAGGCCCAGATCGTCGATCTTGGCCGCCAGTTCGGACGAAAGCATGGTGCTCCGCCGCGGCGAGATCTGCGCCCGGATTTCCGGCACGCCGCCCAGGCCGTTGCCCACGTCGGCTGGCTGGCCCGCGGCCGGAGCGGAGACGATCAGGAGAGCGGCGGCAAGCAGGCTGGAGAACCACCGGATCATCGCCGCCTCCTAGATCGGGTCGGCGATGAGCGGCTTCCGGCTCGGCCCGGCCGCGCGGACGGGGCGCGGCGCCAGTTCGACCGGCGGGGCCGACGCCTGCACGGCTGCGGCAGGCTCCGGGGCGGCAGGCTCCGGGGAGGCAGGCTCCGCGGCGACGGCTTCCCTGACCGGATCGGCGGCCGGCTCCGGGGCGGCCGGTGCGGCGAGCGGCACGGCCTCGACGGGCTGCACCGCCGGGACCGCCGGAGCCGTCGGCACGGCCGGCCGGGGCGGCTCGGCGAGGGCTACCGGCGCGGGCGCTGGCACGGGCGCAGCCGCCGGGGCCGGTTCCGCCACCGGCGGCACGAACCGGCCGGCCTGCCAGTCGGCGTTGATCGCGGCCAGCGCCTCGGTCAGGGCCTTGATGTCGTGGCTGGGCACGGTGGCGGGCAGCGGGTCGAGGCCGAGCGAGACGATCACGTTGGACGCCGCCGCCTGCAGGTCCGCATAGGCCCGGTCACGCGCCAGTTCGGACAGGATGGCCGACGCCGCCGCCCGCACCCGCTCCAGCACGTTCTGGGCTTGGCTCGCCTGGGCCTGCCGGATGTTCTCGTACAGGCGCTGCTCGATCGAATCGAGCAGTTCGGCCTGCTCGAAGTTCTGCCGCGCCCGCTGGTACTGCTGGTAGCCGACATGGACCTGCGTCAGCGCCGCCATGCTCAGCGCCAGGCGCCGCGTCTCGGCCAATTCCTGCTGGGCCTCGGCGACGCCGATCGATGCCGGCGCGGTCAGCAGGTTCAACAGGTTGAAGCTGACCCGCAGCCCCGCTTCGGCCCAGCTGTTGTTCACCAGATAGGAGTTGGAGTCGAAATTGGCGGAGCCGGTGAAGGTCAGCCCGGGCAGCAGGCGCAGGATCGACTTGCGCACCTCGGCGGCGCTGATCCGGCGCTGGTAATGCTCTTCCCGCAGTTCCGGCCGGCGGTTCAGCGCCAGAGCCTCCATCTCCTCGACCGCAAGGCGGACCTGGGGAACGTCGCGGCGGAAGCCGGCCGGCAGCGCCAGCGTGAAGGGCTGGCCCGGCGGCAGGTTCATCAACGCGCGGAGCTGGGCCTTGGCGATGGCGAGATCCTGCTCGACCGTCTCCAGCTGGCGCATGACCTCGATCAGCGCCTTCTGGTAACGAAGCACCTCGACCGGCGGGCGCAGCCGCTGTTCCTCGACCGTCCGGGCGTCGCTCAGCGCCTGCCGGGTCTCCGCCAGGATCGGGATGATCGCGGCCTCGATCCGCTCGGCCGACACCGCCTGCCAATAGGCGGCGCGAACCTGCTGGATCACGGAATGGACGACCCGCCGGCGCCGCTCGTCGGCGATCAGCGCGCGGTCCGCCTGCTGGCGCGCCTGGTAATAGCTGACGCCGAAATCCAGCACGTTCCAGGACAGTGTCAGGTCGGTGGTGAAGCGCTCCTGGTCCTGGCTGATGGACGGATCGGTCGATTTGACGCCGGTCCGGGTGTTTTCCGTGACCGACAGGTTCTCGTTCGACCGGGCCGTGCCCCCGGCGGCGGCCACCAGCCTGGGCAGCATGTCGTAGCGGGACAGGTCGAGCTGCCGGTTCTGGAGCGCCTGGTCCATCGCTGTCAACCGATAGTCCAGGTTGTACTTGATAGCCCGGGCCATCGCCTCTTCCAGCGAGATCGGGCCGGTCACCGGCTCCTGGTTCCGGAACAGGGCCTGCCGGTCCGCCGCGATCAGGGCCGAGCGCTCCTCCGGCGTGACGGGCTCGGGCGTAATCGCGCATCCCGATGCCGACAGCAGTGCCAGGCCAAGCGCCGCAAGCTGGAAGTGCCGCCCGCCCCGCAGTCGACGCCGCACCCGTCCACCCGAAATGATGCCAGTCATATTCGCCCCTTGAAAAGCCCCAGCATGAGATTCGACTGCAGGACATACCTCTTTTTGTTTAATCAATTAGGTGTAGTTGTTACGGTTGGCGCGGTCAATTGATTTTGTTGAAAAGTTGACACGCGCGGCGGTCAAGCCGCGCGGTCCAGGGAATCGACGCCCGCCGCCTTCAGCAGGCTTTCCAGCAGCGCCATCCCCTCGGTCAGGAGATCGCCCTGCCCGGCCGCCTTGAGCTGGGCGGTGAGCGACGGCTTGCCGGCCAGGAGAACCCGCGCCTCCTGCGGGTCGCGCCGCGGTGCGGCGTCGGTGTTATTCCGCCCGTCGCCCGGGACTGCGTCGGGAGCCTGGTCGGCCGCCGGCGTTTCGCCCGACTCGCCCACCTTCAGCTTGAAGTCCACCACGACCTCGGTGCCGGCGTTGTCGCGGGCCTTCACCCGGATCTCCAGCTGGCTTTCCGTGCCGGCCGGCGGCGTTCCGCTGAACGTGCCGGAGGTGGCGTCGAACTTCAGCCATCCCGGCAGCGGCGAGCCGTCCGCCAGGGTGGCCTCGATGGTGATGGTCGCGGTGGGATCGGAGTGGCCGAACACCCCCGACGGCAGCCTGAAGCTGTTCGCGCCGTCGATCCCGAACTGCCGGTCCGGCACGCCGCTGAGCAACCGCAGGCCGTCCGCCGCCCCCGGCCCCGCCCCGATGCTGACCAGCTGGGACTGGCCGGCCGGCAAGGTGAAGCTGCCGGAGAAGGCGGCTTCGCTCCCACCCAGGGTCGAGGAGGAGGACAGGATCGTCGGCGACCCGGTCGACAGGGTGGATGTCGACTGGACCAGCGGCAGGATGATCATGGCGGGCGCCGCGCCGGCCTGTACCGTGGTCGAGGTCGCCGCGGGGAGCGTTTCGGCCGGCCTGGAGACCGGCGTGACCACCTTCGGCGCCGCCTGCGTGGTCAGCGTGAAAGTGGTGGAGACGGTCGCCCCCGCCGGATCGGTCGCCGTCACCCGCACCGCGACCTGCCCGGCGTCGGTGCTGCCCGGCGTGCCGCTGAACGCGCCGGTGGCGGCATCGAACTTCAGCCAGCCCGGCAGGGCCGCGCCGGAAGCGAGGTCGGCCGACAGCGTCAGCCGGTCGGAAGCGTCGGCGTCGGCGAACAGCCCGGCCGGAAGCTTCAGGCTGAAGGCTTCGGCTTCGCGGGCGCCCTGGGCGGCGACGGCGCCGGCCAGCACGGGCGCGTCGTTGGTCCCGACGATGATGACCGCGGCGGTCCCGGCGGCGCTGCCGCCCTGCCCGTCCGAAACGGTGTAGCCGAAGTGCTCGGTCACGGTCTCGCCGGCGGCCAGCCCGTCGTACTTGCCGGCGGTGTCCACCGTG is a genomic window containing:
- a CDS encoding VTT domain-containing protein, whose translation is MPQPEPRRNCPVPDPLDTSPPVLRPGATCWRLEHADRVAFIIDAADYYSAVKAAMLKAKQSIILLGWDFDTRVGLESDPPDHKVPNRFGEFLERLVETRPKLRIHVLKWDFSMIFALEREIFPTALLDLMTHTRVSFRLDGEHPAGACHHQKLVVIDDAVAFCGGIDITANRWDTSEHLDHDIRRRRPNGELYDPFHDMMMAVDGKAAAALGELARYRWHRGTGEPPMPPATVPSDPWPDRLRADLRDVEVGIARTLPRHGDQAEAREVEALYVASIAAARRLIYIESQYFTAECVGQALLSRLGDPDGPEIVVVTPLNCPGWLEEELMGRARRHLVNRLRKADTYGKFAIFGAVTPAGVPVTIHSKTMVVDDTLMRIGSSNLNNRSMGFDTECDLAIEAVPGKAGCEARRKAIRRYRDRLLAEHLGAPRDAVAAKVAETGSLLETIRHFHDPKGHRLEPVRVDDVAGVDSFIAEIHLFDPEKPVTAEELTRQIMPDLEKPTPRLKFGLAVATLALLLAGLAALWRFTGLSELATVDGVLDWAQGVADMPFGPLIGVAAYVVGGFVMFPVMVLIAATAIVLGPVWGFATAISGCLASAAVLFWVGRLGGRRWVRRFGGRFVNKISRRLADQGILAVAVIRVIPVAPFSVVNVVAGASHLRFTDYVIGTALGMAPGVLAFSLLGSQLERTLREPTPASIGIAAGIALVAASLGWIANKLLGGRMKPGPARKGETATTATTGASEA
- a CDS encoding endonuclease/exonuclease/phosphatase family protein is translated as MTDLLENTDTDIESVDERDERPGAAPPGLRSFRVATYNVHSCVGVDAKFAPDRIAGVVKGLEADVVGLQEVGWHHRGEIGLDQFEFLGRETGLKAYSGPTKHNERAHYGNALLSRLPVLEIRPMDLSLPHREPRGAIDADIQVGDKVVRVIVAHLGLDPWERNAQITRVLNTVERGADRPTVFMGDLNEWRPRSPRIKRLMHCFADCAAPRSFHVRMPTLRLDRIFVSDGLVLSNYDVVRTPVTRRASDHLPVRATVALKN
- a CDS encoding lysylphosphatidylglycerol synthase transmembrane domain-containing protein, whose protein sequence is MNDRLRRIGLAALRFALSGLLLWLLLRQADLTALAGRLAGVDPVWLAAAFALTAVQVVLISWRWAFIMAGLDAAIGTARALRINLAAFFLGQALPTSIAGDVWRVWRLHALGHGVGTAVRGVLVDRTTALLGLVAVVLATGPALLARMPDPAMRWGLLAGLGTGMALLALALAADRLPGRWLSGRLHGVAEFGRTVRGLLARPLTAVPIVGVSALVHLLAGATMWLIARGLDVPVGLVDCLVLMPPIVLVAGMPLSIAGWGLREGAVVAVFGLAGVPVEGALLMSILFGAMLLLVSLPGGLFLALGETPAAGAALSPRRAGSDR
- a CDS encoding sulfurtransferase TusA family protein, producing the protein MARELDVRGLHCPLPILRTRRQLDHMAAGEELIVLVTDPASVIDFRHFCNTTAHELVEHSAQGGVFTYRIRRGEG
- a CDS encoding efflux RND transporter periplasmic adaptor subunit; translated protein: MIRWFSSLLAAALLIVSAPAAGQPADVGNGLGGVPEIRAQISPRRSTMLSSELAAKIDDLGLREGERFKEGQKLVGFDCAVHRARLNKAIAQQQAARKLYEVNSRLDKLGSVSTLELEAAAAQFSAAEAETAMMRTMVERCVVLAPFPGRIAELKVRRYEFVTEGKELMEILDDRELEVEMIVPSRWLSWLVPGTGFKVLIEETGHAYAAEVTRLSARIDPVSQSIKVFGKVIGKVAEKGGGRQQDLLAGMSGRAVFAVPN
- a CDS encoding TolC family protein codes for the protein MRRRLRGGRHFQLAALGLALLSASGCAITPEPVTPEERSALIAADRQALFRNQEPVTGPISLEEAMARAIKYNLDYRLTAMDQALQNRQLDLSRYDMLPRLVAAAGGTARSNENLSVTENTRTGVKSTDPSISQDQERFTTDLTLSWNVLDFGVSYYQARQQADRALIADERRRRVVHSVIQQVRAAYWQAVSAERIEAAIIPILAETRQALSDARTVEEQRLRPPVEVLRYQKALIEVMRQLETVEQDLAIAKAQLRALMNLPPGQPFTLALPAGFRRDVPQVRLAVEEMEALALNRRPELREEHYQRRISAAEVRKSILRLLPGLTFTGSANFDSNSYLVNNSWAEAGLRVSFNLLNLLTAPASIGVAEAQQELAETRRLALSMAALTQVHVGYQQYQRARQNFEQAELLDSIEQRLYENIRQAQASQAQNVLERVRAAASAILSELARDRAYADLQAAASNVIVSLGLDPLPATVPSHDIKALTEALAAINADWQAGRFVPPVAEPAPAAAPVPAPAPVALAEPPRPAVPTAPAVPAVQPVEAVPLAAPAAPEPAADPVREAVAAEPASPEPAAPEPAAAVQASAPPVELAPRPVRAAGPSRKPLIADPI